The following proteins are encoded in a genomic region of Sparus aurata chromosome 23, fSpaAur1.1, whole genome shotgun sequence:
- the LOC115575539 gene encoding H-2 class II histocompatibility antigen, A-Q alpha chain-like, whose protein sequence is MYFQTLLILSAAVCIFAQRSYEFCHTYGCFESSDTQLTLTLDGNDVYYADFKKGLLVWESRLPEFLHVSWAYQYAVYYRSMCKSNLLRWKPDKSAKERPKEAPEIMIYPRDDVITDEENTLICFINHFYPPTVNIKWTKNDEEIMVEDPFYKCLPNSDGTFYVFSTMNFVPKQGDIYSCTVEHESLRMPQTKFWDVETDEISNAPDVFCGLGLALGLLGVPAGIFFFVKGNQYQNIREA, encoded by the exons ATGTACTTCCAAACTCTTCTTATTTTATCAGCAGCAGTTTGCATCTTTGCACAAA GAAGTTATGAATTTTGTCACACCTATGGATGCTTTGAATCGAGCGATACTCAACTCACTTTGACTCTGGACGGCAACGATGTCTACTATGCAGACTTTAAAAAGGGACTTCTAGTTTGGGAGAGCAGATTGCCCGAATTCCTCCATGTTTCTTGGGCTTATCAATATGCAGTATATTACAGATCTATGTGCAAAAGTAATTTACTGAGATGGAAACCAGACAAGTCAGCGAAAGAGAGGCCTAAAG AGGCACCAGAAATCATGATCTACCCCAGAGATGACGTCATAACAGACGAAGAGAACACTCTCATCTGCTTCATCAACCATTTCTACCCGCCTACCGTCAATATTAAGTGGACCAAGAACGACGAAGAAATAATGGTGGAAGATCCTTTCTATAAGTGCTTACCCAATTCTGATGGGACGTTTTATGTTTTCTCCACCATGAACTTTGTCCCGAAGCAAGGAGACATCTACAGCTGCACTGTGGAACACGAGTCACTGAGGATGCCTCAGACCAAGTTTTGGG ATGTTGAAACAGATGAGATTAGTAACGCTCcagatgtgttttgtggacttggccTGGCTCTTGGACTTCTTGGAGTTCCTGCaggaattttcttttttgtgaaaGGAAACCAATACCAGAACATCCGGGAGGCCTAG
- the LOC115575538 gene encoding rano class II histocompatibility antigen, A beta chain-like, with translation MHILLFCLMLSLVNLVFSNEDYSQTSACCTFKGPGLKDIEYILIDRFNKKVMKEFNSTRGNWTGFTNYSIEVAKDWNSDPYDALRRAFEKKLLCTDRKDYIQDLGNFTAAPTVKLNSLKHPPVLVCSAYNFHPKQIQLTWLRNGQEVTSAVSFSEAMSDGDWYYQIHSYLEHHPTAGEKITCMVEHFSLSKPALHVWDPSLPAAERIKIVVGLCGLMIGFVIVGSGFIYYKRKSDAYVTQYQGRVSIPVEQLPRADST, from the exons ATGCATATTCTCCTATTTTGTCTGATGTTGTCTCTTGTCAATCTAG TTTTCTCAAACGAAGATTATTCACAAACCTCAGCATGTTGTACATTCAAGGGTCCAGGTTTGAAAGATATAGAGTATATCCTTATAGATCGTTTCAACAAAAAGGTAATGAAGGAGTTCAACAGCACAAGAGGGAACTGGACGGGATTCACAAACTATTCAATTGAAGTGGCAAAAGACTGGAACTCAGATCCATATGATGCACTACGGAGAGCATTTGAAAAGAAACTATTGTGCACAGACAGGAAAGACTACATCCAAGACTTAG GTAACTTTACAGCTGCACCCACTGTCAAGCTGAACTCACTGAAGCACCCGCCTGTGCTGGTGTGCAGTGCCTATAACTTCCATCCAAAACAAATTCAGCTGACATGGTTGCGCAACGGCCAGGAAGTGACCTCAGCTGTCAGTTTTTCTGAAGCCATGTCTGACGGGGATTGGTACTACCAGATTCACTCCTACCTGGAGCACCACCCGACTGCTGGGGAAAAAATTACGTGCATGGTGGAGCACTTCTCCCTCTCTAAACCAGCGCTTCATGTCTGGG ACCCCTCCCTTCCTGCTGCAGAACGGATTAAAATAGTTGTGGGACTGTGTGGTCTGATGATTGGTTTTGTTATTGTGGGCTCTGGATTCATCTACTACAAGAGAAAGTCTGATGCGTACGTCACTCAGTACCAAG GACGAGTTTCAATTCCTGTGGAACAACTTCCTAGAGCTGATTCGACGTAG